A genomic window from Lotus japonicus ecotype B-129 chromosome 1, LjGifu_v1.2 includes:
- the LOC130733060 gene encoding receptor-like protein 9DC3, with product MGHLSLLFGIILCLLFEFPSFSFSSSHSSCLPDQSSALLQFKASFTIGASFAPLLFDVRETYAYLDKTATWENGTDCCSWLGVTCDRVSGHVIGLDLSCAGLEGKIHPNSTLFHLTHLQTLNLAFNDFYFSPLSSQFGSLVSLTHLNLSASHLEGEIPSQISHLSKLALLDLSSSHGLKWKETTWRRLVKNATSLRELVMDGTNMSSIRLLNMSSSLVTLSLSATGLRVNLASDIFCLPNLQHLYFSRNPVFQGQLPKLSCSSSSLSVLDLSACELQGSIPPSLSNLSHLTSLTLSHNNINGSIPSSLLTLPSLTSLDLSSNDLSGQIPDVFPKSNRFQELQLRENKIGGVLPLSLSNLHHLILLDLSFNKFSGQIPNVFGGLTKLKTLYLGYNNFRGQIPSSLFDLTQLSYLDCSSNKLEGPLPKKITGLSNLTVLNLNYNLLNETIPSWCLSLPSLERLGLKKNQFAGHISAISSYSLKYLYLSYNKLHGNIPDSIFNLMNLRGLGLSSNNLSGHLNFQLFSKLQHLYYLSLSENSQLSLNFKSEVNYSFSNLEVLELSSVSLLETHSLNFLSYSQNLLTSLRYLDLSFNQLEGDISTSICNASILEVLKLSHNKFTGSIPQCLGQLPYLEVLDLKMNKLHGTLPSNFSKENELRSLNFNGNQLEGPLPESLSHCTELEFLDLGNNQIEDTFPHWLQSLPNLEVLVLRDNKFHGLIVGTKTKHPFPSLMIFDISCNNLSGPIPKAYVENFKAMKNNIRDEEDGSVEYMKTLLNNVSAYFSDTVTVTLKENTITFMKIPTIFAHVDLSKNMFDGEIPDVIGQLHALKGLNLSYNRLIGPIPRSMGNLKNLESLDLSSNVLTGGIPTELTNMNSLEVLNLAYNHLVGEIPLGKQFNTFLNVSYEGNLGLCGFPLSKKCHVSPEQHSPPSPILLKEEKFGFGWKPVAIGYGCGMVFGIGLGCSAFSLGKPQWLVRMFGGQPNKKLKRRTKRRTHGTLNQLVQMS from the coding sequence ATGGGGCATCTCTCATTGCTATTTGGAATCATTCTGTGTTTGCTTTTTGAATTTCcatccttttctttctcttcttcacaTTCCTCATGTCTTCCCGACCAAAGCTCTGCCTTGCTTCAATTTAAGGCTTCCTTCACCATTGGTGCTTCTTTTGCACCTTTACTCTTTGATGTGCGAGAGACTTATGCTTATCTAGATAAGACAGCAACATGGGAAAATGGAACAGATTGCTGCTCATGGCTTGGTGTCACGTGTGACCGCGTCTCTGGTCACGTGATTGGCCTCGACCTCAGCTGTGCAGGGCTTGAAGGTAAAATCCATCCCAATAGTACCCTTTTCCATCTTACTCATCTTCAGACACTCAACCTTGCTTTCAATGATTTCTACTTTTCGCCTTTATCATCCCAGTTTGGTAGTCTTGTGAGTCTCACACACCTCAACTTGAGTGCTTCTCACTTGGAAGGTGAAATTCCTTCCCAAATATCACACCTTTCCAAATTAGCCTTACTGGATCTCTCTAGCAGTCATGGATTAAAGTGGAAAGAAACCACTTGGAGGAGGCTGGTGAAAAATGCAACATCTTTGAGGGAACTTGTTATGGATGGAACAAATATGTCTTCAATTAGGCTACTCAATATGTCTTCCTCTTTGGTTACTCTTAGTCTTTCAGCAACTGGATTAAGGGTAAACTTGGCAAGTGACATTTTTTGTTTACCAAATCTTCAACACCTATACTTTTCCCGTAATCCAGTCTTTCAAGGCCAACTTCCAAAATTGAGTTGTAGCAGCTCTTCTCTCAGTGTCTTGGATCTTTCAGCATGTGAACTCCAAGGTTCGATCCCTCCCTCTTTATCTAACCTCTCACACCTTACATCCTTGACTCTCTCTCACAACAACATCAATGGTTCAATTCCATCCTCACTTTTAACCCTTCCATCTCTAACTTCTTTGGATCTCAGTTCGAATGATCTTAGTGGCCAAATCCCAGATGTTTTTCCTAAGTCAAACAGATTTCAAGAATTACAATTGAGGGAAAACAAAATAGGAGGGGTGTTGCCACTATCACTGTCAAACCTTCACCATCTCATTCTCTTGGACCTTTCATTCAACAAATTTAGCGGTCAAATCCCAAATGTGTTTGGTGGGCTAACCAAATTGAAAACACTCTACCTTGGATATAATAATTTCAGAGGACAAATCCCATCTTCATTGTTTGACTTGACTCAACTTTCTTACTTGGACTGTTCTTCTAATAAACTAGAAGGTCCTCTGCCCAAGAAGATAACAGGGCTTTCAAACCTAACTGTGTTAAACTTGAATTACAACTTGCTAAATGAGACAATTCCTTCATGGTGTCTATCTTTGCCATCTTTGGAAAGATTAGGTCTGAAAAAGAATCAGTTCGCGGGACATATAAGTGCAATCTCATCATATTCATTAAAGTATCTATATTTGTCCTACAACAAGCTACACGGAAACATTCCAGATTCAATTTTCAACCTTATGAATCTAAGAGGCTTAGGTCTATCATCAAACAACTTGAGTGGGCACCTCAATTTCCAACTTTTCTCCAAGCTTCAACACCTATACTATCTTTCCCTTTCGGAGAACAGTCAATTATCACTCAACTTCAAATCTGAAGTCAATTATAGTTTCTCTAACCTAGAAGTATTGGAGTTATCTTCTGTCAGTTTACTTGAAACACATTCATTAAATTTCTTGAGCTACTCTCAAAACTTGTTGACATCTCTACGTTACCTTGATCTAAGTTTCAACCAACTAGAAGGTGACATCTCTACGTCAATTTGCAATGCAAGTATACTTGAGGTTCTCAAATTATCTCATAACAAGTTCACAGGCAGCATCCCACAGTGCCTTGGACAATTACCATACCTTGAAGTTTTAGATCTGAAAATGAACAAACTTCATGGCACTTTGCCGAGTAacttttcaaaggaaaatgagCTTAGGTCTCTAAATTTCAATGGAAACCAATTGGAAGGTCCTCTGCCTGAATCTTTGTCACACTGCACAGAACTGGAGTTTTTGGATCTTGGAAACAACCAAATAGAGGATACATTTCCCCATTGGCTTCAATCTCTGCCAAATTTGGAAGTACTAGTTTTGCGAGACAATAAGTTTCACGGTCTCATTGTTGGTACAAAAACCAAGCATCCATTTCCAAGTTTAATGATTTTTGACATCTCATGCAATAACTTGAGTGGACCAATACCAAAAGCCTATGTCGAGAATTTTAAAGCCATGAAGAACAACATTcgtgatgaagaagatggtagTGTAGAATACATGAAAACATTATTAAATAATGTATCTGCATACTTTTCTGATACTGTGACAGTAACACTAAAAGAGAACACCATCACTTTCATGAAAATTCCAACCATCTTTGCACATGTTGATTTATCAAAAAACATGTTCGATGGAGAGATTCCAGATGTTATTGGACAGCTTCATGCACTCAAAGGGCTCAACCTTTCTTATAACAGGCTCATTGGTCCTATACCCCGATCCATGGGAAACTTGAAAAACTTGGAATCACTGGATCTCTCCTCAAATGTGCTTACTGGTGGGATTCCTACAGAACTAACCAATATGAACTCTCTTGAGGTTCTGAATCTTGCATACAATCATCTAGTTGGAGAGATACCTCTAGGAAAGCAGttcaatacatttttaaatgttTCCTATGAGGGGAACTTGGGGTTATGTGGATTTCCATTGTCAAAAAAATGCCACGTGAGCCCAGAACAACATTCTCCACCTTCACCAATCTTGTTGAAGGAAGAGAAGTTCGGATTTGGTTGGAAACCAGTGGCCATAGGATATGGATGTGGAATGGTATTTGGAATTGGCTTGGGATGTTCTGCATTCTCACTTGGAAAGCCTCAATGGCTTGTGAGGATGTTCGGTGGTCAGCCaaataagaagctgaaaaggaGGACAAAGAGGAGGACTCATGGAACATTGAATCAATTGGTGCAGATGTCATAA